A stretch of Microbulbifer bruguierae DNA encodes these proteins:
- a CDS encoding TonB-dependent receptor, whose product MNKMTGFKKNSIAVAIATLAGVSGAAFAQSELDAALEEVVVLGIRGSLEKSMDAKRDAKGIVDAISAEDIGKFPDTNLAESMQRITGVSIDRVNGEGSKVTVRGLGPDFNLVTLNGRQLARTTGGRSFDFQNIASDMVTGVEVAKTSDATLPSGGMGATINMLTARPFNTPERTARFAVKGVLDESSDDASITPEYSGFYSDTFADGKFGVAISGSVSERESGSSQAVVPGGWISSEGQMDNNWDGVNDAWGAVPLVNQVNRPGEGDIYSVSQNTGYKFEEQQRERANGQLVLQWAPTDDITATVDYNYYKNKIAKQFNDISVYHSWQNDQRGVWSDGPIASPIIYTELYPSYTDDTKAPSDVAMGGGSTREVYEGDMFAVNLEWQVSDSLNLFFDGQHSEAERRPDSPWGTSNVLSLAALVRDGSSVDYTGEIPAVYVYTKDGIKAADIEVTGSVFTNSKDHSEIDQFRFGGNFELNESSDIDFGIARQEVSNRSQSTFVQRNSWGGEAGTPADLDDSLFVAKSISDRFNESWGDFSEIGGLEPLDIYYAWDFEAVRAAAESLYGDSAVDLGYANRLGDCGTAFCASTDYASDTDRGTTEISNSAYAQYNFSSEMFRMPYQVHAGLRYEETEVDSVSVVPSYTGAEWKSNNEVVVTGDGTQEYLRETGEYDYWLPSISFKLNLIDDIVARAAVSKAITRPSYEDIKGGTTIGTVANGGIGGGSSGNPGLLPFESINYDLSVEWYYGEASYASMGLFRKKVSNFISGGITNKTVFNIPNPADGALVDEARANGANSAGAIREYIATNYADSPFVEVTLDDEGNFDQIFIYGNPATDNDMVFRISQPVNGDVENTIDGVELAVQHMFGESGFGMQANYTYVDSELEYDPFILADQEAMVGLSDSANLVGFYDKHGFQARVAYNWRDDFLMSRGQETGPNPQYTEAYSQIDLNVSYEVPQLEGLQVFLEGINVTDEHKRDHGRAKGQLMGLYQGGPRWQLGARYAF is encoded by the coding sequence ATGAATAAAATGACCGGATTCAAGAAGAATTCCATCGCGGTAGCGATCGCCACCCTCGCTGGCGTTAGCGGCGCCGCCTTTGCACAGAGTGAGCTGGATGCCGCACTCGAAGAAGTGGTGGTGCTGGGTATTCGCGGCAGTCTCGAGAAATCCATGGATGCGAAGCGCGATGCCAAAGGTATCGTCGATGCCATCTCCGCGGAAGATATCGGCAAATTCCCCGACACCAACCTCGCGGAATCCATGCAGCGTATTACCGGTGTGTCCATTGACCGGGTCAACGGCGAAGGCAGTAAAGTCACCGTGCGCGGCCTGGGTCCGGACTTCAACCTGGTAACCCTGAACGGACGCCAGCTGGCGCGCACCACCGGCGGCCGCTCCTTCGACTTCCAGAATATTGCCTCCGATATGGTTACCGGTGTGGAAGTGGCCAAAACCAGCGATGCCACCCTGCCGTCCGGCGGCATGGGCGCCACCATCAATATGCTGACAGCGCGGCCCTTCAATACGCCGGAGCGCACCGCGCGCTTTGCGGTCAAGGGCGTGTTGGATGAATCTTCCGATGACGCCAGCATCACTCCGGAATACAGCGGCTTTTACTCCGACACCTTTGCCGATGGCAAATTCGGTGTGGCCATTTCCGGCAGTGTGTCCGAGCGTGAGAGCGGAAGCTCCCAGGCCGTGGTGCCCGGCGGCTGGATCAGCTCCGAAGGCCAGATGGACAATAACTGGGACGGCGTCAACGATGCCTGGGGTGCGGTTCCGCTAGTCAACCAGGTAAACCGTCCGGGCGAAGGGGATATCTATTCCGTTTCCCAGAACACCGGTTACAAGTTCGAAGAGCAGCAGCGTGAGCGCGCCAATGGCCAGCTGGTGCTGCAGTGGGCACCGACTGACGATATAACCGCGACGGTCGATTACAACTATTACAAGAACAAGATCGCCAAGCAGTTTAACGATATTTCCGTATACCACAGCTGGCAGAATGACCAGCGCGGTGTGTGGAGCGATGGACCCATTGCCTCGCCGATCATCTATACCGAACTCTACCCGAGCTACACCGACGACACCAAAGCCCCAAGTGACGTTGCCATGGGTGGCGGCAGTACCCGCGAAGTGTACGAAGGCGATATGTTCGCGGTAAACCTGGAGTGGCAGGTGAGCGACAGCCTGAACCTGTTCTTTGACGGCCAGCACTCCGAGGCCGAGCGCCGCCCGGACAGCCCCTGGGGTACCAGCAATGTGCTGAGCCTTGCGGCACTGGTGCGCGATGGCAGTAGCGTTGACTATACCGGCGAAATTCCCGCAGTTTACGTTTACACCAAAGACGGTATCAAAGCCGCGGATATTGAAGTTACCGGCTCTGTATTCACCAACAGCAAAGATCACTCAGAGATTGACCAGTTCCGCTTTGGCGGTAACTTTGAGCTGAACGAGTCCAGTGATATCGATTTCGGTATCGCCCGCCAGGAAGTCAGCAATCGCAGCCAGTCCACCTTTGTGCAACGCAACTCCTGGGGCGGCGAAGCGGGTACTCCCGCAGATCTGGATGATTCCCTGTTTGTGGCGAAAAGCATTTCCGATCGCTTTAATGAATCCTGGGGCGATTTCTCCGAAATTGGCGGGCTGGAGCCTCTGGATATCTACTATGCCTGGGACTTCGAAGCCGTTCGCGCAGCGGCGGAATCGCTTTACGGGGATAGTGCAGTAGACCTGGGATATGCCAACCGCCTCGGTGACTGCGGTACCGCCTTCTGTGCTTCCACCGATTACGCCTCCGACACGGACCGTGGGACCACCGAAATTTCCAACTCGGCGTATGCCCAGTACAACTTCTCTTCAGAAATGTTCCGCATGCCCTATCAGGTACATGCCGGTCTGCGTTATGAGGAAACCGAAGTCGATTCCGTTTCCGTAGTGCCGTCCTACACCGGTGCCGAGTGGAAATCGAATAACGAGGTCGTGGTTACCGGTGACGGTACCCAGGAGTACCTGCGCGAAACCGGTGAATACGACTACTGGTTGCCGAGTATTTCTTTCAAGCTGAATTTGATTGATGACATAGTCGCCCGCGCCGCGGTCAGCAAAGCGATCACTCGCCCCAGCTATGAAGATATCAAAGGCGGCACCACCATCGGCACCGTGGCCAACGGCGGTATCGGCGGCGGATCCAGTGGTAACCCGGGCCTGTTGCCGTTTGAATCCATCAATTACGATCTCTCTGTCGAGTGGTATTACGGCGAAGCCAGCTACGCGTCCATGGGCCTGTTCCGCAAAAAGGTTTCCAACTTCATTAGCGGTGGTATAACCAATAAAACCGTGTTCAACATCCCCAACCCGGCGGATGGTGCACTGGTGGATGAGGCGCGGGCGAATGGTGCCAACAGCGCTGGGGCTATTCGAGAATATATTGCGACCAATTATGCCGACAGTCCGTTTGTTGAAGTCACCCTCGATGACGAAGGAAACTTCGACCAGATCTTTATTTACGGCAATCCGGCCACCGACAACGACATGGTGTTCCGCATCAGCCAGCCGGTAAATGGCGATGTGGAAAATACCATCGATGGCGTGGAGCTGGCGGTACAGCATATGTTCGGCGAGAGCGGATTTGGTATGCAGGCCAACTACACCTACGTGGACTCGGAGCTGGAGTATGATCCGTTTATCCTGGCTGATCAGGAAGCGATGGTCGGATTGAGTGACTCGGCCAACCTGGTTGGCTTCTATGACAAGCACGGTTTCCAGGCCCGGGTTGCCTACAACTGGCGCGACGACTTCCTGATGTCGCGCGGACAGGAAACGGGTCCGAATCCGCAGTACACCGAAGCCTACAGTCAGATCGATCTGAACGTTAGCTACGAAGTGCCGCAACTGGAAGGTCTGCAGGTGTTCCTGGAAGGCATCAATGTGACCGACGAGCACAAACGCGATCACGGCCGTGCCAAGGGGCAGCTGATGGGCCTCTACCAGGGTGGACCGCGCTGGCAGCTGGGGGCGCGCTACGCCTTCTAA
- a CDS encoding sugar ABC transporter permease, producing MLRDIFSWRFALLLFASLIVIYPLLWVVSLAFSGQQSLTLVQLPADATFGEQLMALIPLPEQWTLANFRSVLTEQPFLRWLGNSLIIALATTAVGLSLSCSAAYAFSRFRFAGRERGLMLFLISQMFPAVLMLIPLYVIVVQWLGLGNSWLGLILVYAITALPFCVWMLKGYFDTLPYEIEESALLEGASRWTIFTRIILPLARPAIAVTGLFAFMTAWNEFILASIFMDDESLYTVPVGLRFFVSDYASEWGYFAAGSILVSLPVMLLFLALQRFLVSGLSAGAVKG from the coding sequence GTGTTGCGGGATATTTTCAGCTGGCGCTTCGCCCTGCTGCTGTTCGCTTCGCTGATTGTCATCTACCCGCTGTTGTGGGTGGTAAGCCTCGCCTTTTCCGGCCAGCAATCGCTTACCCTGGTGCAGTTGCCGGCGGATGCCACTTTCGGTGAGCAGTTGATGGCCCTGATTCCCCTGCCGGAGCAGTGGACCCTGGCGAATTTCCGTTCGGTACTCACCGAGCAGCCGTTCCTGCGCTGGCTGGGCAACAGCCTGATCATTGCATTGGCCACCACTGCGGTCGGCCTGTCTCTCAGCTGCTCCGCGGCTTACGCCTTTTCCCGCTTCCGCTTTGCCGGGCGCGAACGCGGCCTGATGCTGTTCCTGATTTCGCAGATGTTTCCCGCAGTGCTGATGCTGATTCCCCTGTACGTGATCGTGGTGCAGTGGCTGGGACTGGGCAATTCCTGGCTGGGGCTGATCCTGGTGTATGCCATCACCGCGCTGCCGTTCTGCGTGTGGATGCTGAAGGGTTACTTCGATACCTTGCCCTACGAAATCGAAGAGTCTGCGCTGCTGGAGGGCGCCTCCCGCTGGACCATCTTTACCCGCATTATCCTGCCCCTGGCGCGCCCGGCGATTGCGGTAACCGGACTGTTCGCCTTTATGACCGCATGGAACGAATTCATTCTCGCCTCCATTTTTATGGACGATGAATCGCTGTATACCGTACCCGTGGGGCTGCGTTTCTTCGTCAGCGACTACGCCTCCGAATGGGGTTACTTCGCTGCCGGCTCCATACTGGTGTCGTTGCCGGTAATGCTGCTGTTTCTCGCGTTGCAGCGGTTCCTGGTTTCCGGACTCTCCGCTGGTGCGGTAAAAGGATAA